In one window of Microtus pennsylvanicus isolate mMicPen1 chromosome 2, mMicPen1.hap1, whole genome shotgun sequence DNA:
- the Hnrnpa1 gene encoding heterogeneous nuclear ribonucleoprotein A1 isoform X2 has protein sequence MSKSESPKEPEQLRKLFIGGLSFETTDESLRSHFEQWGTLTDCVVMRDPNTKRSRGFGFVTYATVEEVDAAMNARPHKVDGRVVEPKRAVSREDSQRPGAHLTVKKIFVGGIKEDTEEHHLRDYFEQYGKIEVIEIMTDRGSGKKRGFAFVTFDDHDSVDKIVIQKYHTVNGHNCEVRKALSKQEMASASSSQRGRSGSGNFGGGRGGGFGGNDNFGRGGNFSGRGGFGGSRGGGGYGGSGDGYNGFGNDGSNFGGGGSYNDFGNYNNQSSNFGPMKGGNFGGRSSGPYGGGGQYFAKPRNQGGYGGSSSSSSYGSGRRF, from the exons ATGTCTAAGTCAGAG TCTCCCAAGGAGCCGGAACAGCTGCGGAAGCTCTTCATTGGAGGGCTGAGCTTCGAAACAACCGACGAGAGTCTGAGGAGCCATTTTGAGCAATGGGGAACACTCACGGACTGCGTG GTCATGAGAGATCCAAACACCAAACGATCCAGGGGCTTTGGGTTTGTTACATACGCCACTGTGGAGGAAGTGGATGCCGCTATGAATGCAAGGCCCCATAAGGTGGATGGAAGAGTTGTGGAACCTAAGAGAGCTGTGTCAAGAGAG gaTTCTCAGAGACCAGGTGCCCACTTAACCGTGAAGAAGATCTTTGTCGGTGGTATTAAAGAAGACACGGAGGAACACCACCTGAGAGACTATTTTGAGCAGTATGGGAAAATTGAAGTGATTGAAATCATGACTGACAGGGGCAGTGGAAAAaagagaggttttgcttttgtcacCTTTGATGACCATGACTCTGTGGACAAGATTGTTA TTCAGAAATATCATACTGTGAACGGGCACAACTGTGAAGTAAGAAAAGCCCTATCCAAGCAGGAGATGGCTAGTGCTTCGTCCAGCCAAAGAG GTCGAAGTGGTTCTGGAAACTTTGGTGGTGGTCGTGGAGGCGGTTTTGGCGGCAATGACAATTTTGGTCGAGGGGGAAACTTCAGTGGTCGTG GTGGCTTCGGTGGCAGCCGTGGTGGTGGTGGATATGGTGGCAGTGGGGATGGCTATAATGGATTTGGTAATGATG GAAGCAATTTCGGAGGTGGTGGAAGCTACAATGATTTTGGCAATTACAACAATCAGTCTTCAAATTTTGGACCAATGAAAGGAGgaaactttggaggcagaagctctGGCCCTTATGGTGGTGGAGGCCAGTACTTTGCTAAACCACGAAATCAAG GTGGCTATGGTggttccagcagcagcagcagctatggCAGTGGCAGGAGGTTCTAA
- the Hnrnpa1 gene encoding heterogeneous nuclear ribonucleoprotein A1 isoform X1: MSKSESPKEPEQLRKLFIGGLSFETTDESLRSHFEQWGTLTDCVVMRDPNTKRSRGFGFVTYATVEEVDAAMNARPHKVDGRVVEPKRAVSREDSQRPGAHLTVKKIFVGGIKEDTEEHHLRDYFEQYGKIEVIEIMTDRGSGKKRGFAFVTFDDHDSVDKIVIQKYHTVNGHNCEVRKALSKQEMASASSSQRGRSGSGNFGGGRGGGFGGNDNFGRGGNFSGRGGFGGSRGGGGYGGSGDGYNGFGNDGGYGGGGPGYSGGSRGYGSGGQGYGNQGSGYGGSGSYDSYNNGGGGFGGGSGSNFGGGGSYNDFGNYNNQSSNFGPMKGGNFGGRSSGPYGGGGQYFAKPRNQGGYGGSSSSSSYGSGRRF, translated from the exons ATGTCTAAGTCAGAG TCTCCCAAGGAGCCGGAACAGCTGCGGAAGCTCTTCATTGGAGGGCTGAGCTTCGAAACAACCGACGAGAGTCTGAGGAGCCATTTTGAGCAATGGGGAACACTCACGGACTGCGTG GTCATGAGAGATCCAAACACCAAACGATCCAGGGGCTTTGGGTTTGTTACATACGCCACTGTGGAGGAAGTGGATGCCGCTATGAATGCAAGGCCCCATAAGGTGGATGGAAGAGTTGTGGAACCTAAGAGAGCTGTGTCAAGAGAG gaTTCTCAGAGACCAGGTGCCCACTTAACCGTGAAGAAGATCTTTGTCGGTGGTATTAAAGAAGACACGGAGGAACACCACCTGAGAGACTATTTTGAGCAGTATGGGAAAATTGAAGTGATTGAAATCATGACTGACAGGGGCAGTGGAAAAaagagaggttttgcttttgtcacCTTTGATGACCATGACTCTGTGGACAAGATTGTTA TTCAGAAATATCATACTGTGAACGGGCACAACTGTGAAGTAAGAAAAGCCCTATCCAAGCAGGAGATGGCTAGTGCTTCGTCCAGCCAAAGAG GTCGAAGTGGTTCTGGAAACTTTGGTGGTGGTCGTGGAGGCGGTTTTGGCGGCAATGACAATTTTGGTCGAGGGGGAAACTTCAGTGGTCGTG GTGGCTTCGGTGGCAGCCGTGGTGGTGGTGGATATGGTGGCAGTGGGGATGGCTATAATGGATTTGGTAATGATG GTGGTTATGGAGGAGGCGGCCCTGGTTACTctggaggaagcagaggctatggaagTGGTGGACAGGGTTATGGAAACCAGGGCAGTGGCTATGGCGGGAGTGGCAGCTATGACAGCTATAACAACGGCGGAGGCGGCTTTGGCGGTGGTAGTG GAAGCAATTTCGGAGGTGGTGGAAGCTACAATGATTTTGGCAATTACAACAATCAGTCTTCAAATTTTGGACCAATGAAAGGAGgaaactttggaggcagaagctctGGCCCTTATGGTGGTGGAGGCCAGTACTTTGCTAAACCACGAAATCAAG GTGGCTATGGTggttccagcagcagcagcagctatggCAGTGGCAGGAGGTTCTAA
- the Nfe2 gene encoding transcription factor NF-E2 45 kDa subunit: MPPCPPQQNRNRLSQLPVGELGEMELTWQEIMSITELQGLNVPSEPSFEPQVPTPYSGPLPPPTYCPCSVHPDTGFSLPPPPYELPTSTPPVPDLPYSYGNMTIPVSKPLTLSGLLNEPLPDPLALLDIGLPVGPPKPQEDPESDSGLSLNYSDAESLELEGAEAGRRRNEYVDMYPVEYPYSHMPSSLAHPNYTLPPTEIPLALESSSGPVRAKPTVRGESGSRDERRALAMKIPFPTDKIVNLPVDDFNELLAQYPLTESQLSLVRDIRRRGKNKVAAQNCRKRKLETIVQLERELERLGSERERLLRARGEADRTLEVMRQQLAELYHDIFQHLRDESGNSYSPEEYVLQQAADGAIFLVPRGTKTEASD, encoded by the exons ATGCCCCCGTGTCCTCCCCAGCAGAACAGGAACAGGTTGTCACAGCTGCCTGTTGGGGAGCTGGGTGAGATGGAACTGACTTGGCAAGAGATCATGTCCATTACTGAGCTGCAG GGTCTAAATGTTCCAAGTGAGCCATCCTTTGAGCCCCAAGTACCTACCCCATACTCTGGACCATTGCCACCTCCAACATACTGCCCCTGTTCAGTTCACCCAGATACAGGCTTCTCCCTACCCCCACCACCCTATGAGCTTCCAACATCCACTCCCCCTGTCCCAGACCTCCCATACTCCTATGGCAACATGACTATCCCAGTGTCAAAGCCCCTCACTCTTTCAGGCCTGCTGAACGAGCCCCTCCCAGACCCCTTAGCTCTTCTAGACATTGGGCTGCCAGTGGGGCCACCCAAGCCCCAAGAAGACCCAGAATCTGACTCGGGATTATCCCTCAACTACAGTGATGCAGAATCTCTTGAGCTAGAGGGCGCAGAGGCTGGCAGACGGAGGAATGAGTATGTGGACATGTACCCAGTGGAGTACCCTTACTCCCATATGCCCAGCTCCTTGGCCCACCCAAACTATACTTTGCCACCCACGGAGATACCCTTGGCCTTAGAGTCATCCTCTGGCCCTGTGCGGGCTAAGCCTACTGTCAGGGGGGAGTCGGGGAGTCGGGATGAGCGGCGGGCACTAGCCATGAAGATTCCCTTCCCTACGGACAAGATCGTCAACTTGCCTGTAGATGACTTTAATGAATTGTTGGCACAGTATCCGTTAACAGAGAGCCAGCTGTCTCTAGTACGGGACATTCGACGGCGGGGCAAGAACAAGGTGGCAGCCCAGAATTGTCGCAAGAGAAAACTGGAAACCATTGTGCAGTTAGAGCGGGAGCTGGAGCGGCTGGGCAGCGAGAGAGAGCGGCTTCTGAGAGCGCGAGGAGAAGCCGACCGTACTCTGGAGGTCATGCGGCAACAGCTGGCAGAGCTGTACCACGACATTTTCCAGCATCTTCGGGATGAATCTGGCAACAGCTATTCACCTGAGGAATATGTACTCCAACAGGCTGCTGATGGGGCCATCTTTCTGGTACCCCGTGGGACAAAGACAGAGGCCTCAGATTGA